A genome region from Acidobacteriota bacterium includes the following:
- a CDS encoding DUF309 domain-containing protein, protein MPDATFERGIALFNRREFFDAHEVLEDLWRVAEGPDKRFLQGLIQIAVGFHHLSTGNTIGARSLLGRGGEKLRGLPAVQDGIDVAAVRTALTAWLAHLEGEAPQPPFPRL, encoded by the coding sequence ATGCCCGACGCCACCTTCGAACGCGGGATCGCGCTCTTCAACCGCCGGGAATTCTTCGACGCCCACGAGGTGCTCGAAGACTTGTGGCGCGTTGCGGAAGGGCCAGATAAGCGCTTTCTGCAAGGGCTCATCCAGATCGCCGTTGGGTTCCACCACCTCTCTACCGGGAACACCATCGGGGCGCGCTCGCTGCTCGGTCGCGGCGGGGAAAAGTTGCGCGGGCTGCCAGCAGTGCAGGACGGCATCGACGTCGCCGCGGTGCGAACGGCGCTCACCGCCTGGCTGGCGCACCTCGAGGGGGAAGCACCACAACCGCCATTCCCGCGGCTCTGA
- a CDS encoding DegT/DnrJ/EryC1/StrS family aminotransferase: MKAAGTSGAVSAVAQSVPLLDLKRQYAQIREEVRAAIDRVCESQHFIFGPELEAFERGAAEFTGTAACVGCASGTDAIWLALVACGVEPGQEVLTTPFSFFATISSIVRAGARAVLVDVDPETLNLDAAKVEACFRESFSPKLKAMLPVHLFGQCADMDALARVAQERKLVMVEDAAQAFGAAWRGRRAGSLGMAAAFSFYPTKNLSAFGDGGCVTTNDPAVADRLRRLRNHGSSVRYYHEEIGGNSRLDAIQAAVLSVKLRHIERWNEARRQRAGVYDRLLAQAGLTGGAQAPLRLLRTAPEAHHIFHQYVVRSAKRDELRKFLSGRGVGTEIYYPVPLHRQEPLRYFGYGEGSFPESERAAREVLALPMFAELTDTEQQYVVESIAAFFS, encoded by the coding sequence ATGAAGGCGGCAGGCACCTCCGGAGCGGTCAGCGCGGTGGCACAGTCTGTCCCGCTGCTGGATCTGAAGCGGCAGTACGCGCAGATCCGGGAAGAGGTGCGCGCGGCCATCGATCGCGTTTGCGAGTCGCAGCACTTCATCTTCGGTCCCGAGCTCGAAGCCTTCGAGCGGGGAGCGGCGGAGTTCACCGGCACGGCCGCGTGTGTAGGCTGCGCTTCCGGCACCGACGCAATCTGGCTCGCGCTCGTCGCATGTGGCGTGGAGCCCGGCCAGGAAGTGCTCACCACACCGTTCAGCTTCTTCGCCACCATCAGCTCGATCGTGCGCGCGGGCGCGCGCGCCGTGCTGGTTGACGTGGACCCGGAAACGCTCAACCTTGACGCTGCCAAAGTCGAGGCCTGTTTCCGCGAATCGTTCTCTCCCAAGCTCAAGGCGATGCTGCCGGTACATCTGTTCGGCCAGTGCGCCGACATGGACGCGCTCGCGCGCGTGGCGCAAGAGCGCAAGCTGGTGATGGTGGAAGACGCCGCGCAAGCCTTCGGCGCCGCGTGGCGCGGGCGCCGCGCCGGCTCGCTCGGCATGGCCGCCGCGTTCAGCTTTTATCCCACCAAGAACCTAAGCGCCTTTGGCGATGGCGGTTGCGTCACGACCAATGATCCTGCGGTCGCCGACCGCTTGCGCCGGCTGCGCAACCATGGCAGCAGCGTCCGCTACTACCACGAGGAGATCGGCGGGAACTCGCGCCTGGACGCCATCCAGGCGGCGGTGCTGAGCGTGAAACTTCGCCACATCGAGCGCTGGAATGAAGCGCGGCGGCAGCGCGCGGGAGTCTATGACCGGCTGCTCGCCCAGGCTGGACTGACCGGCGGAGCGCAAGCGCCGCTTCGGCTGTTGCGCACCGCGCCCGAGGCTCACCACATCTTCCATCAGTACGTGGTGCGAAGCGCAAAGCGCGACGAGCTGCGCAAGTTCCTCAGCGGCCGCGGCGTCGGTACCGAGATCTATTATCCAGTGCCGCTGCACCGCCAGGAGCCACTGCGCTATTTCGGATACGGCGAAGGCTCGTTCCCGGAATCCGAACGCGCTGCCCGCGAGGTGCTGGCGCTGCCTATGTTCGCCGAACTCACCGACACCGAACAGCAATACGTGGTCGAGAGCATCGCGGCGTTCTTCTCTTAA
- a CDS encoding SH3 domain-containing protein, with amino-acid sequence MKVSVQARFLVALCGLVVAAGCGKQAEENRELAYVAAPQVMLRDRVAAVYNKVGTAKNGEKLVVLDKQKRFVKVRTERNEEGWVEQRYLAEPQVYAAAQRLANTNLRAPSQGKATVRHDTNLHVEPGRETDHLYLINEGEKVEVLVRAIAEKTASRAATKDAAAKNDAGKKDAAKENAAGATKDPAANISPPIVEDWRLVRASEGRVGWVLGRMVDLDAPMEVAQYAEGQRIIGFFVLNEVEDEGKRVPQYLLALSVPKDGLADDFSQIRVFTWNAKRNHYETAYRERNLAGELPIRVGTEDLGKEGKLPVFVLRVRGDDDKLIERKYKLNGVMVRRVLAPGEEPARARPAAKRRRR; translated from the coding sequence ATGAAGGTATCGGTCCAAGCTCGCTTCTTGGTCGCGCTGTGCGGGTTGGTTGTCGCGGCGGGTTGCGGCAAGCAGGCTGAAGAGAACAGAGAACTGGCGTACGTGGCGGCGCCCCAGGTGATGCTGCGCGACCGTGTCGCCGCGGTCTACAACAAGGTAGGCACGGCGAAGAACGGCGAGAAGCTTGTCGTGCTCGACAAGCAGAAGCGCTTCGTGAAGGTGCGCACCGAGCGCAACGAAGAAGGCTGGGTCGAACAGCGCTACCTGGCCGAGCCCCAGGTCTATGCCGCCGCGCAGCGCCTGGCCAACACCAATCTGCGCGCGCCCTCGCAAGGCAAAGCCACTGTCCGCCACGACACCAACCTGCATGTTGAGCCCGGGCGCGAGACCGACCATCTTTATCTGATCAACGAGGGCGAAAAGGTCGAAGTGCTCGTGCGCGCGATCGCGGAGAAGACAGCGTCACGCGCCGCAACCAAGGATGCGGCGGCAAAGAACGATGCAGGAAAGAAGGACGCGGCGAAGGAGAATGCTGCCGGCGCGACAAAAGATCCGGCCGCAAACATTTCGCCGCCGATCGTAGAAGACTGGCGGCTGGTGCGCGCCTCCGAAGGCCGCGTCGGCTGGGTGCTCGGGCGCATGGTCGACCTCGACGCGCCGATGGAAGTGGCGCAGTACGCCGAGGGCCAGCGCATCATTGGCTTTTTCGTGCTCAACGAAGTGGAGGACGAAGGCAAGCGCGTGCCGCAGTACCTGCTCGCGCTCAGCGTGCCCAAAGACGGCCTGGCAGACGACTTCAGCCAGATTCGCGTCTTTACCTGGAACGCGAAGCGCAACCATTACGAGACGGCGTATCGTGAACGCAACCTTGCCGGCGAGCTGCCCATCCGCGTGGGCACGGAAGATCTCGGCAAGGAAGGGAAGCTTCCCGTGTTCGTGCTGCGGGTGCGGGGCGATGACGACAAGCTCATCGAACGCAAGTACAAGTTGAACGGCGTGATGGTGCGGCGTGTGCTCGCGCCGGGCGAGGAGCCGGCTCGGGCGAGGCCGGCCGCAAAGCGGCGCCGCCGTTAG
- a CDS encoding 6-phosphofructokinase, with protein sequence MAEIRKIGICTGGGDCPGLNAVIRAAVKCAVLKYGYEVIGIRDGFDGLIWPAEKSRPLTLKDVSGILPRGGTILGTTNRGDPFKYKRHEGGKEVVRDFSDDVIKNAHALGMDALIVIGGDGTQKIGLQLHEKGLKVVGVPKTIDNDLCATEITFGFDTALHTATDAIDKIHTTAESHHRIMLIEVMGRDAGWIALEAGIAGGAHIILIPEMPFTIDRVCQFVRDREAIGKLFTIIVIAEGCSPPADMAEKFAAEKRAIPRPGQIGNVVGEAIAMTARRETRVTVLGHIQRGGSPSPFDRILSTRFGVAVVDLIARGEFGRMVCLREARIHSVPIADAVGAMKAVDPNGEMVQVAKAIGVGFGD encoded by the coding sequence ATGGCTGAGATCCGCAAGATCGGCATCTGCACCGGTGGTGGCGATTGTCCCGGTTTGAACGCGGTGATCCGCGCGGCGGTGAAGTGTGCCGTGCTCAAGTATGGCTACGAGGTCATCGGCATCCGCGATGGTTTCGACGGATTGATCTGGCCGGCGGAGAAATCCCGCCCCCTAACGCTAAAAGACGTGAGCGGCATCCTGCCGCGCGGCGGCACCATCCTGGGCACCACCAACCGCGGCGATCCGTTCAAGTACAAGCGGCACGAGGGGGGCAAGGAAGTGGTGCGGGACTTCTCCGATGACGTCATCAAGAATGCCCACGCGCTGGGGATGGACGCGCTCATTGTGATCGGCGGTGATGGCACGCAGAAGATCGGGCTGCAGCTCCACGAGAAGGGATTGAAGGTCGTCGGCGTCCCCAAGACGATCGACAACGATCTTTGCGCCACCGAGATCACCTTCGGTTTTGATACCGCGCTGCACACCGCCACCGACGCCATCGACAAGATCCACACCACGGCGGAATCGCACCACCGCATCATGCTGATCGAGGTGATGGGACGCGACGCGGGCTGGATCGCGCTCGAGGCCGGCATCGCCGGTGGCGCGCACATCATCTTGATCCCCGAGATGCCGTTCACCATCGATCGAGTGTGCCAGTTCGTGCGCGATCGCGAGGCCATCGGCAAGCTCTTCACCATCATCGTGATCGCCGAGGGTTGCAGTCCGCCGGCGGACATGGCGGAAAAATTCGCGGCCGAGAAGCGCGCCATCCCGCGTCCTGGGCAGATCGGCAATGTCGTGGGTGAGGCCATCGCGATGACGGCGCGGCGCGAGACGCGCGTCACGGTGCTCGGACACATCCAGCGCGGCGGCTCGCCTTCACCCTTCGACCGCATCCTCTCTACCCGCTTCGGCGTGGCGGTGGTCGACCTGATCGCCCGCGGCGAGTTCGGACGCATGGTGTGCCTGCGCGAGGCGCGCATCCACTCCGTGCCGATCGCGGACGCGGTGGGCGCGATGAAAGCGGTCGACCCCAACGGCGAGATGGTGCAGGTCGCGAAGGCGATTGGCGTAGGCTTCGGAGACTGA
- a CDS encoding lactonase family protein, whose product MRLSKLLFPFLALSLLVLLAFALAGCGDFFVSDTPANAAKFAFVANNGSGNASAYTVGNNGALANAPGSPFGAATGPNAIDADASGRFVYVANNAGGISSYTITRSNGALGAVAGSPFTPGTGYLGLAADPAGRYLFALTTAGNLEAYTINNTNGVITINGTAIAVASLLANSVIEDPSGNFVFVATGAAGVVPLKIQSNGTLVAGSVQSPAPCTAANRVAVTPNARLAYITDGANVCIFSINTSTGAFSAVTGGSGGSPVATGGTTPTGLAADDNGHFLYVTNAGTNTVTAFTIASDGRLAAIAGSPFTTGTTPVDVNSDPSGQFLYVVNRGSNNISLFSINGTTGVLSGGGNVGAGTTPVAIVTTP is encoded by the coding sequence ATGAGGTTGTCGAAGCTGCTATTTCCGTTCCTGGCGCTCTCCCTGCTTGTGCTGCTGGCCTTCGCGCTCGCCGGCTGTGGCGACTTCTTCGTGAGCGACACGCCGGCGAATGCGGCCAAGTTCGCCTTCGTGGCCAACAACGGCTCGGGCAACGCCTCGGCCTACACGGTGGGTAATAACGGCGCGCTGGCGAACGCTCCCGGCTCGCCCTTCGGCGCGGCCACCGGGCCCAACGCCATCGACGCCGACGCCAGCGGACGCTTCGTCTACGTCGCCAACAACGCCGGTGGCATCTCCTCCTATACCATCACACGCAGCAATGGCGCGCTCGGCGCCGTGGCCGGTTCGCCCTTCACCCCGGGCACTGGATATCTCGGACTCGCCGCCGATCCTGCCGGGCGCTACCTCTTCGCGCTCACCACCGCCGGCAATCTCGAGGCGTACACCATCAACAACACCAACGGCGTGATCACCATCAACGGCACCGCCATAGCGGTGGCGAGTTTGCTGGCCAACAGCGTGATCGAAGATCCATCCGGCAACTTCGTGTTCGTGGCGACGGGCGCTGCGGGCGTGGTGCCGCTGAAGATCCAGAGCAATGGCACCTTGGTCGCGGGCAGCGTGCAGTCGCCGGCGCCGTGCACCGCCGCCAACCGCGTGGCCGTCACACCGAACGCGAGGCTCGCGTACATCACCGATGGGGCGAACGTCTGCATCTTCAGCATCAATACCTCCACCGGCGCTTTCAGCGCCGTCACCGGCGGCTCGGGCGGCTCTCCGGTAGCGACCGGCGGGACGACGCCGACGGGCCTGGCCGCCGACGACAACGGACATTTCCTCTACGTGACCAACGCCGGCACCAATACGGTGACCGCGTTCACCATCGCCTCGGATGGACGCCTGGCCGCCATCGCCGGCTCGCCCTTCACGACCGGCACCACGCCGGTGGACGTGAACTCCGACCCTTCCGGACAGTTCCTCTACGTGGTCAATCGCGGCAGCAATAACATCTCGCTGTTCAGCATCAATGGCACGACCGGCGTGCTCTCCGGCGGCGGCAACGTGGGCGCCGGGACCACGCCGGTGGCGATCGTCACCACGCCGTAG
- a CDS encoding M20/M25/M40 family metallo-hydrolase, with the protein MLARTRPLVLHVLLLSLLAAAPAWGQDSENKKKTPAKRQPTAAKAATSNPLTDTQHVCARCLRAHLDFLAADALRGRGSATPDELIAATYIAAQFEQYGVPPAGSSASGKNGNAYIQTATLETPQLAAPPTLSITAGGTSSNAHPVMWTHGKEFILSRSSGKSASGPLQKLPRDFKLDAGGKVTPGAVVYWAVDSNSDPRTWFRQVFALLQSGAAAVLIPASNQNLKAWDTLAKERPLFERSVVGGEASTMGGGLQRDVLILKPEAAQQLAALPEGTPIQLNAKLGEPKREYTYNAVAIIHGTAPDADKDAILLTAHLDHLGQGTPASAVVPPVTGPDGKLDNIYNGACDDASGTATVLELARALAAGLKPKRTVVFALFGSEELGGLGSTYFLSHSPLPLADYTANLEFEMLAWPDPKLKPDVLWITGYDRTDFGPELAKHGANVVADPYPEQNFFQRSDNYVLAKKGVVAQTIGSFGLQKEYHSPLDDLAHVDWTHFTKAVDSLIAPVQWLVNGGFKPQWLPGKKP; encoded by the coding sequence TTGCTCGCACGCACGCGGCCGCTGGTCCTGCACGTCCTGCTGCTCTCTTTGCTCGCCGCCGCACCCGCCTGGGGTCAGGACAGCGAAAACAAGAAGAAGACGCCGGCGAAGCGCCAGCCCACAGCCGCAAAAGCGGCGACGTCCAATCCGCTGACCGATACGCAGCACGTCTGCGCTCGCTGCCTGCGCGCTCACCTGGACTTCCTCGCTGCCGACGCCTTGCGCGGACGTGGCAGCGCCACGCCCGACGAACTCATCGCCGCCACCTACATCGCGGCGCAGTTCGAGCAGTACGGCGTCCCGCCCGCCGGTTCCAGCGCGAGTGGGAAGAACGGCAACGCTTACATCCAGACGGCCACGCTCGAGACGCCGCAGCTTGCCGCGCCCCCCACGCTCAGCATCACCGCCGGGGGCACTTCATCCAACGCCCATCCGGTCATGTGGACGCATGGCAAAGAGTTCATCCTCTCGCGCAGTTCGGGCAAGAGTGCCAGCGGTCCGCTGCAAAAACTGCCCCGCGATTTTAAGTTGGACGCTGGCGGCAAGGTGACGCCGGGCGCGGTCGTCTACTGGGCGGTCGATTCGAACTCCGACCCGCGCACCTGGTTCCGCCAGGTGTTTGCGCTGCTGCAATCGGGCGCGGCCGCGGTGCTGATCCCCGCCTCGAACCAGAACCTGAAGGCCTGGGACACGCTCGCGAAAGAGCGTCCGCTCTTCGAACGCTCGGTCGTGGGGGGTGAAGCTTCCACGATGGGTGGTGGCTTGCAGCGAGACGTTCTCATCCTCAAGCCCGAAGCAGCGCAACAGCTCGCCGCGCTTCCCGAAGGCACTCCCATCCAGCTCAATGCCAAGCTGGGCGAGCCCAAGCGGGAGTACACCTACAACGCCGTCGCCATCATCCACGGCACCGCGCCCGACGCCGATAAAGACGCCATCCTGCTCACCGCGCACCTCGACCACCTCGGCCAGGGCACGCCCGCGAGCGCGGTTGTTCCTCCGGTCACGGGCCCGGATGGAAAGCTCGACAACATCTACAACGGTGCCTGCGACGATGCGAGTGGCACAGCGACCGTCCTCGAGCTGGCGCGCGCGCTCGCTGCCGGCCTCAAGCCGAAGCGCACCGTGGTGTTTGCGCTCTTCGGTTCGGAAGAACTGGGCGGTCTGGGCTCCACTTATTTCCTGAGCCATTCGCCGCTGCCGCTCGCGGACTACACCGCGAACCTCGAGTTCGAGATGCTGGCGTGGCCCGACCCGAAGTTGAAGCCAGACGTCCTGTGGATCACCGGCTACGACCGCACCGACTTCGGTCCGGAGCTGGCCAAGCACGGCGCGAACGTCGTCGCCGATCCCTATCCCGAGCAGAATTTCTTCCAGCGTTCGGACAATTACGTCCTCGCAAAGAAGGGTGTGGTGGCGCAGACCATCGGCAGCTTCGGCTTGCAGAAGGAATACCACTCGCCGCTAGACGACCTTGCACACGTCGACTGGACACACTTCACCAAGGCCGTCGATTCGCTGATCGCTCCGGTGCAGTGGCTGGTGAATGGCGGCTTCAAGCCACAGTGGCTGCCGGGGAAAAAACCGTGA
- a CDS encoding DUF2203 domain-containing protein — protein sequence MSKTFTLAEAQVLLPVLESLLRAAMEGKKLIEEVDGELQALSSRIFINGGTFVDIVPLAKRKHDREKAMQRVKDALAEIDSTGVQVKDIDIGLLDFPCVVEDRVILLCWKLGETGITHWHSTDEGFTGRKPIDEKIANAKPRKNN from the coding sequence ATGTCCAAGACCTTCACTCTCGCCGAAGCACAGGTGCTGCTGCCCGTCCTCGAGTCGCTGCTGCGCGCGGCGATGGAAGGGAAGAAGCTGATCGAGGAAGTCGATGGCGAGTTGCAGGCGCTTTCGAGCCGCATCTTCATCAATGGCGGCACGTTCGTGGACATTGTCCCGCTAGCCAAGCGCAAGCACGACCGCGAGAAGGCGATGCAGCGCGTGAAAGACGCGCTCGCCGAGATCGATTCCACCGGCGTCCAGGTGAAAGACATCGACATCGGCCTGCTCGACTTCCCCTGCGTGGTCGAAGACCGCGTCATCCTGCTGTGCTGGAAGCTGGGCGAGACTGGCATCACGCACTGGCACTCGACCGATGAAGGCTTCACTGGCCGCAAGCCCATCGACGAAAAGATCGCCAACGCGAAACCCCGCAAGAACAACTAG
- the nadA gene encoding quinolinate synthase NadA, producing the protein MATASAPNTCSLENYLVEPDHSMEARIAAARRELGASTIILGHHYQRDEVIRFADYIGDSYRLSKIASQTDARYVVFCGVHFMAESADVLGHSDQRVILPDLNAGCSMADMAEIGQVEDAWEQLARLGIVHQDDVHQDDDQDGGDGGSGLTPITYMNSTAAIKAFCGERGGVVCTSANAAGAFRWGFGRSPRVFFLPDQHLGRNTAYAMGVPLDEMAVWDPFQLMGGNTAERLRKAKIILWKGHCSVHQRFLPQHVEQARAKYPGIRVVVHPECRWEVCQRADFIGSTDQLAKLIAAAPAGMRFAVGTEIHLVNRLGKQHPEKTVVTLDDSGCLCTTMFRISPQHLCWVLENLVEGNVVNQIKVDAKTKQWAKVALDRMLEIA; encoded by the coding sequence GTGGCGACTGCAAGCGCTCCGAATACTTGTTCACTGGAAAACTATCTGGTCGAGCCCGACCACTCGATGGAGGCGCGCATCGCCGCGGCCCGTCGTGAATTGGGCGCTTCGACCATCATCCTCGGCCACCACTACCAGCGCGACGAGGTGATCCGCTTCGCCGACTACATCGGCGACAGCTATCGCTTGTCGAAGATCGCCTCCCAGACGGACGCGCGCTATGTCGTTTTCTGCGGCGTGCACTTCATGGCCGAATCGGCGGATGTGCTTGGACATTCGGACCAGCGCGTCATCCTGCCCGACCTGAACGCCGGATGCTCGATGGCCGACATGGCCGAGATCGGCCAGGTCGAGGACGCGTGGGAGCAGCTCGCGCGCCTCGGCATCGTTCATCAGGACGACGTTCACCAGGACGACGATCAGGACGGCGGCGACGGCGGCTCCGGTCTTACCCCCATCACTTATATGAACTCCACCGCGGCGATCAAAGCGTTCTGCGGCGAGCGTGGCGGCGTGGTCTGCACCTCGGCGAACGCCGCCGGGGCCTTCCGCTGGGGATTCGGGAGATCACCCAGAGTCTTCTTCCTGCCCGACCAGCATCTTGGCCGCAACACCGCTTACGCCATGGGAGTGCCGCTGGACGAGATGGCGGTGTGGGATCCGTTCCAGCTCATGGGCGGCAACACCGCCGAGCGCTTGCGCAAGGCGAAGATCATCCTGTGGAAGGGACATTGCTCGGTGCATCAGCGCTTCCTGCCGCAGCACGTGGAGCAGGCGCGCGCGAAGTATCCCGGCATCCGCGTCGTCGTGCATCCCGAATGCCGCTGGGAGGTCTGCCAGCGAGCGGACTTCATCGGCTCGACCGACCAGCTCGCGAAGCTCATCGCAGCCGCGCCCGCCGGTATGCGCTTCGCCGTGGGCACTGAGATCCATCTGGTGAATCGTCTCGGCAAACAGCATCCCGAAAAGACCGTGGTCACGCTCGACGATTCCGGATGCCTCTGCACCACCATGTTCCGCATCTCGCCGCAGCATCTGTGCTGGGTGCTCGAGAACCTGGTCGAGGGCAACGTGGTCAACCAGATCAAGGTGGATGCGAAGACCAAGCAGTGGGCGAAGGTCGCGCTCGATCGGATGCTGGAGATCGCGTAA